The region ATAAGCTCTGTATATCACTTAAAACTTCTCTATAATTTTTACCACCAATATCAGAAAATGCCATTGTAAACCTATCTTTATAAGTTAATCTTCCATCACTATTTGAGTCTTTACTAACTATTTTATACATTAAAGCTTTTGTGTCTTTAATTTTATCTTCTAATCTTTTTTTAGAAATAGGATAAAGATTTAAAATCAAGTTTTTATTCGAATCAAATAACCATGAGGAATTAGTATTATCAATATTTGTAAATAGATAATTTTTTATAGAACTTGCACTTTTAGAGTAATATGACTGTTCATAGTTTTGAACAGAAACCAAAGGTATAACTATATACTTTGAATTAAAAACTCTATTATTTTGCCCTAATTTATAATGTTCATCTAAATTAGAATCTTTTTCTATATTTACAATACCAGATACAGCTCTTTTTGAAGTGTTATTTTTAATAATCTCATAACTACCATATATCAAAACTATTAAGCCTAAAACTCCAATAGCTAATATAATTATAGAATTTAATCTCCATATAAATTTAAAAAAACTACTTTTTTCTTCCATTGTTATTTCCTATGTTATTTCCTAAAATATTTTAAAAAGCCTATAATAATTTCGTAGATTTAAAGTGAAATTAGCCTATAAATTTTTCTAATTGATTAGCAAAAAACACTGGACACTCTATCATAGGATAATGCCCAGCTTCCATACACTCTACTAACACTAAATTTGGATAATACTTTACAAACTGTTTTTGTACTGTATTTTTATGAAAAGCTGGTAAGTCATACTTTCCAACTATGATACAAACTTTTGTTTCAAGACCTTCAATTTCTTCTGAAAAATCATTTGAAAGATACATATTCATGTAACCAAGTTTTGCTTCTAAAGTTGAACAATTATGAGCAAGCTCTTTTCTATAATCTTTCCATATTTTATTGTATCTTTTTGAAGCACCCTCAACTACTTGTTCTATTACACCATTTTCTTCTTTTACATTTGTAAGAAGTTTCTCTTTTGCACTAGGAGTCATTTTTATACCAATAGGAGGTATAGGAGTAATAAGAATCAAGGTCTTTACTTGTTCTTGTAAATCTAAAGCTATTCTTTGAGCTATTAAAGAAGACATTGAGTGACCAAGTAAATGAAATTTATTTAATCTAAGTTTTAATATAAGATTTTTAATATCATTACAAGCTTCAAATAAATCAAATTTACCCTCTATATCTTTTGATAACCCATAACCTCTGAAATCAACAAAAATAAAGGTATGTTTTTCTGTATCCAAATATGGAACTGTAGCATCATAATTTGTATGATCACCCATCCATTCATGCATAATAATCACAGTTTGAGAACCATTTCCAATTTTTTTATAATTTAATTCAGCCATAATATACTCACAAATTTTTTTGTGAGTATATCAAATTTTTTAAATATTAAAGTATTATTTACAACTTACTAATTCATTTTTACAAATAAAATCTACATTTTCATTTGCAGTTGCAGCTAAACCTTCAGCAGTTGGATGCATGATACCACTTGTTTCATCACTAAATCCAAAATCTACATCGCCAAAAATAGTTTTTTTAGTCATATTTATTTTTAAAATAGAATCTAAAGGAATATTTACCCATCTTTGTTTTTCATTATATTTTAAGTATTCTGAAGGATGAAATCCTTTCCATTTACCATCTTTAGTCTCTTTAAAAGGAATAATATATTTGTCTCCATCTTTTTTTGCACAAAAACCATGCTTATCATATAATTTAATATGACTATCAATAAATCCCCAACCAAGCATTTCAGTCAATTCCTTTTGTGTAAAATACAATGGTTTTAGTAAATATTGTTCAATATTTTGAAGCTTTAAAGCACGATTTATTCCTTTTGACTCACCAAAAGGAATTGTAAAGACACTATTTTCTACTTCTTTACATAAATTTCCATTTTCATCATTTAAAATATTAGGATATCCTGTTAAAATAATTCTTTTTTTATTATCATCAACAAGTAGAGATTTTTTCTTAATCACTCTATCTAACTTATTATAGTTTTTCCCTAACTTATTTTTCACCTCATATTCTGTTTGTGGATTTGCATGATTAACTACAATATCTGCAATTTTATAATTAATTAATACATTCATTACATATTTTGCAAAACCAACATCATTTCCACCAGTACTTAAAAGAATCAAATCTATTTTTCTTTTATCTTTTAACGTTTTATCTAATAATTCTAATTGTGGAGCAACACTATAAATTCTTTTATTAAACTTTTTTTTATTATCAAGAACATCTGCCCACTCAACATTATCAAAATCTTTAGGATAAACATAAGAAAGGTTTTCTTTTGCAGATTTAACTTTATCAATTATATTATCCGTAGTAGCACCTGTACAAGAAAAACTTACAAAGGTTACAGCTTGTTTAGGGTTTTTTAAAGCTAGTTGTAAAGCCGTTTTAAATTGATAAGAATATAAAGACCTATGACATCTTCTATCTAACCACTTAGCATAACTCTCTTTTGTATCTTTTCTAGGTAAATATTTTTTATCTACAAATATTTTATCTTTATTTGATTTTATACCGGTGACTGTTGCTGTTTTATCTGGATTACCTTCTCCTGAGCCAAATGAATCACCTAATCCTACAACCAAAATATCCTTAATTTTTCCAATTTTAATAGTTGAATCAAAATTTTTAACTTTCATTTTTACATTAACTATATGTTCATTCTGATTAGGAACAATATCTATTAAAGTTTTTGAACATAGTCCATTATAAACTTTTCCATTATATTCCCAGTCACATTTAGATTTTATAGGAGCATTTTTTACCCAAAATTTTATTTTATAAATTATAGGGTTAATATAATCCTGACATTCTGGATGATTATAAAGCATACTTTTACTATTCCAACAAGTACTGTTATAGTTATAATTAGTAGCAAAAGTTGATGCCCAGCTATTTATACCTTGATCATTTGATTTTTGAAGTTCTTTCTCCAAAGCAAGTCCAATATTTTCATATTTTCCAGATTCAACACCTTTTAAAACATCTACATATGCACTTTTAACTTTTTCATAATCTTCTACTTTTTGAAAGAATCTAAAAGGGTTTTCAAATTCCCACTCTATCTTATATGTATTATTATTTGAAGCCTCAACTAAACTAAAAAATAATACAAATAGTAAAACAATTTTTTTCATAAAATATCCTTTTCAAATGTCTAATAAATTTACACGTATACTCTCTTTAACTCTATTATCATCAGATTTTCCAACTAATTCAACATTTATTTCTAATGTCTGTTCTTCATCAGACTTATAATTTATTAAAGAAAAATTATGTTGAGGGAAAACCAAATGTCTTTTAAATCTAAAATCAGGTTTATTTTTAGTTGTTTTACCTATTTTTCCAGAAGATGCTGTTGCTTTTGCCAATAAGCTCATCTTGAGTGGTCCAACGGCAGCATATGTAATAGCACTTGAAGTTAATTGAAAAACTTTTGCATTAGCATATTTTTTATTGTCATTAAAAAGTTTAAAAATTCCTCCAATATGAACATCTCCACTTAAAATAACTAAGGGTCTTTTCGTACTATTAGAAAGTTCAAAGATAATATTTAAGATTTTCAAGAATTCTTTACCATGCTTTTTATGAGCCCAATGATCTCTCACATCATCTCTTGCACCAAAAATTGAGACCCAATCTAAAATATCACTAACAAAGTCTTTTAAATGTACCATAGGTACAGTAGAGACAACAAAGATTGGTGTTTTATTTGTACTATCTTTAAGATTTTTGGCCCAATTCTCAAATCTTTTTAGTTGCTTCTTTCCCAAAATAGTGTAATCATCTTCAAAATCTCTTTTACTTCTCATATCTAAAACAAAAAAATCACTACCACAAGAGGTAAAATCATAATCATAACAATCATGTATATCTTTTCTCTTAGGATTATGAATATGTTGATACTCTTTATAAATATGAGAAGCAGCTTTAAACATATTATTTGCAAGCTTTAAATTCTTTTTCTGATTTTCCCATTCAAAAATAGTATCTAATTCATTTGACAATTCTTTTTTTGTATAAGAACCCCAGCCATCCATTATTTCATGGTCATCCCATGTCATATAGTTTGGAAACTGTCTATGGATAGCTTTTACACCAGGAAAACCCCAATATCCTCTGTATATATCTCTATACCAAGAATACATATGTTCAAGGGTAGGATTATCTTTTTTTATCTTTTTTAACCATTTCCATATATTTAGATAATCAACTCCATCGCAATATACTTGATCTCCACCACCTATTACAAACTTCGCATCTGAGAATCTCAATTCTTTTTCCATTAAATCCCACATACTTGCATCTGCTTTAGATTCATCTTTAGGATCAAATGGCATATGACAGCTATAAAGACCAAAAGTAATATCCCAAGATTTAGTAGATTTATTTTTAGGCATTGTTTTAAAAAAATGAGAATTTTCAATACCTATTTCCCAACAATTGTCAACTAGATTATATGCACCATAATAATAGATTGTATTTTCAGACAATTCAACTAATTCATTTTCAAAAGTATCTAAAGTATAAGTAAAATCAGTATTGCCATCTACTAAAACTTCTTCTGAATAGACTAAAGAAACTTCTTTTTTTAAGCTCTCACTAAAAATTTTATACTTATTTTCTGTTTCTTTAGGTTTTCTTAGCACATCATCTTTTAAAGGTATTTTTGAAATTATAAGAAGATATCTTCCTTTCTTTTTAAACCTAAACCAAAGTTTTGTGTTAGTTGATGTTGTATGCCCAACAATAGAACCTCTATCTAATCTTGTCAACCATTTTCTTTCTTTTAAATTATAGAAAGATAAATCTTTTTCATCTGACATAAGAAACTCCTTTTAACATTTAAATTCAATAACAAAAGGACGATAATTATTACTTAATAATTTATATTCAAATTTATTATAATAATATTTCAATATGATTTAAGCACCAATATAAATTATAAATATAAAATAAATCTTAAGAAATGAATAATAAAATATATATTGACCCTTATCAAGGTATTTATTTCAAAATTTTTATATATTTCAAAAAAATTAAAAAGGATTTCCTATTACATTTACAATTGTTCATTTAATTCATTTTTTCGCAGTATTTATTTATGGTGGGTTTTTATTTGTTGATAATATGTTCATGTCAAAAATGTCACAAACTTTGACAACAGAAGAGACTGCAAAAGCTAGAGAAGCTATTATGATGCATGTTAGAAAAGTTGTTCCTTGGGCACTTTTAGTTGCAGTTGCATCTGGTATCTATCTTATAGGTAAAGTTTTTGGACCAATATCTGAAGATGGGTTAAGTAGTTTTCAAATTATATTAAGTATTAAAGCCTTTTTTGGTCTATGGTTAGGAATTAGAGGATTTAATCAAAAATTCTTTAAAATAAATCCATTCTTATTTACAAGTCATCTTTTTCCATTTTTATCTGTAATCCTTATTATATTTTTATCTCAAATTATGTATGGATAAAGGTTATTCTTGTTAGAAAAAAATATTACTGAAGAAAATATACACAAATTTGTAATAAACTTTTATACAAAAATTATGAAAGATAATGAAGTTGGTCCATTTTTTATAGATATATTAGGTAATGATATAAATAATAAAAAATGGCAAGAACATATAGAACTTCTATCTGATTTTTGGGCTTCTGTTACTTTAGGACATCATTCTTACATAGGTTCGCCATTTGCACCACATAGACAACTACAAGGTTTAAAAAGAGAAACTTTTTATAAATGGCTTGAAATATTTTTTAAAACTCTTGATGAAACTTATGAAAATGAAACATCAATGGTGTTTAAAGAAACTGGTTCAATTATGGCACAAAATTTTATGAGAAATTTAAAATTATAAATTTCTCATAACAAAACTTCTTAATTTTTTATACAAATTCTCTTCAATATTTAAATATTTCTTAAATTTTAAAATAAATATACACTTTTAAGCCACTTTGAAATATTAGAATAAAAAAATATGAAAGGATAATAAATGAAAGAAAAATCATTATTAAAAAATGTAGGTGTTCAAATCATTATTGCAATGATTCTAGGTACAGCTGCAGGTTTTTTTATGGGGAAAGACGCGGCTATATTTGCACCTTTAGGTACAATTTTTATTCACTTAATTAAAATGTTAGTGATTCCATTAATTGTTATATCTATCATCTCTGGAGCTGCAAACTTAAGTGATAGCCCAAGTGCAGGAAAAGTTGGAATTGGAACTATAATCTTTTTCCTAGGTACATCTGCTGTTGCAGTTGCACTTGCATTATTAGCTGGTGAAATATTTAAACCAGGTGTTGGTCTTGACTTAAGTAGTGTTACACATATGTTCTCTAATCAATATGCAGATAAAGGTGCATTGCCAGGAGCTATGGAAACTATCATAGGAATGATTCCAACAAATATCTTCCAGTCACTAATGAATGCAAATATTTTACAAATTTTAGTTTTCTGTCTATTCCTTGGTATTGCTATTTCTAAAATTCCAAAAGAAAAAAGTGCTCCACTAATTAATGGATTAGAAGGTCTAATCCAAGCACTTATCTGGATGGTAATGGTTGTAATGAAATTAGCTCCAATTGGTGTATTTGGTCTTATGGCAGATTCAGTTGGAACTTATGGTTTTGATATGTTAGGACTAGTTACAAAACTTTTCTTTGTATATATGGGAGCTTTATTAGTTTATGGTTTTGTTTTTTATCCTACTCTAATCAAATTATTCTCAAAAACTACTATTAGTGATTTTATCTCTGCAATGAAAAAACCTCAAGTTGTAGCTCTCTCAACTGCTTCATCTATGGCAACACTACCAGTTACAATGAAAACTTGTGAAGAAGATTTAAATGTTTCAAAATCTACATCTTCATTTGTATTACCACTTGGTGCTACAATTAACATGAGTGGAAATGCAATCTATTATGGTCTAGTAGCTGTTTTCTTTGCACAAGTTTATAATATAGACTTAGGATTTGCAGGATATATGGCTATTATTTTCACTGCAACAATTGGTGCAATTGGACAAGCAGGAGTTCCTGGTCCTTCTTTCTTAGTTGTAGCAGTATTACTTGCAGCTGGAATTCCTATTGAAGGATTACCATTACTTTTTGCTCTTGATAGAATTTTTGATATGGCAAGAACTGCTTTAAATATTACAGGTGATGCAGCTTGTGCTGTTATTATTGATAACTTTAATGAAAAGCAAGATAAGTTAGAAACTGTTTCATAATAATATAATTATTAAATCAACCTATTACAGTAGCGTCTAAAACGCTACTGTATAAAACTAAAATTTACTAAACCTCACACAGTTACGTCCTTGTTCTTTAGCTTCATACAAATTATCATCAGCAATTTTTACAAGCTCTTCTATAGAACAATTTTTATTTGAGGAAAATACACATGCTCCAACAGAAATAGATACAGATATTAATCCTACACTTGTATTTATTTTTGAATCATATATAAGTTTACGTATTCTTTCACATATGATATATGTTTCTTCTTCATTACAATCAGGCAAAATTAATAAAAACTCTTCTCCTCCATATCTACCAAAACTATCATATGGTCTTAATACTGAGCTAGTTTTTTTTGTTATTTCACATAGCACTTCATCCCCTACTACATGACCGTAAGTATCATTTACTTTTTTAAAAAAGTCTAAATCAAAAAGAGCAAGAGAAGAACTCTTATCATCTCTTTTATAACGTTCTATTTCAAGTTCAAATGCTTTCATAACCGCTCTACGGTTTAAAATACCAGTTAAATAATCATGATTTGCTTCAATTGCAAGCATATTTCTCGCTTTTATTAATTCTAATTGAAGTTTTATGGATTTTAGTCCTATTTTTAACCTTGCTTGTAATTCATGTGGATAAAAAGGTTTAGTAATATAATCATTAGCTCCAGAATCTAATCCTTCAATAACATCATTTGTATCATTTTTAGATGTCAAAAGAAGAATATAAGGCTCAGGTTCTCTTTTAAAAGTTCTAATTTGTTTACATAATTCTAATCCTGTTAATCCAGGCATTGACCAATCAAATAACATTAGGCTTGGAGAATCAATAGATTTGGCTATTTCTAAACCTTCTAAACCATTTTTACATTGAATAACCTCATATCCATTTTTAGATAAGGATAGTTCTAATTGCTTTCTTATTACAGGATCATCATCTGCTATTAAAATTTTCATTATACTTCCTTAAAACTTTCAAATATGCCCTAATATTATTTCTTTATATTAAAATGCTATTGTATAATTAAGTCCAACCCAATACTGAGGGTCTTCTCCTTCAGTTGAACCATTTAAAGTTACTGTAAACTTTCCACTTTCTAAAGTGTGTTCTAAACCTATTGTTCCACGTAACCAATTTTGATCATAACTTTTCCCTTCAACATCAAATGATGAAAGTCCTATAATTTGACCAGTTGAAGAACTTCCTGACTCCTCTATACGATGAACTCCTTCGAGTGTTCCTATAATACGGTTATTTTTATTTATATTATAATCTCCATCTATACCTATTCGCCAATCTTGAATACTCTCTTTATTTTTATCATAGCTAACAGGGAAACCTCCTCCTGTTTCTGTATAACCATCTGTTTTTACTTTTACTATGTTATATTCTATATAAGGATGAATAGCAATATCTACTATTGTATTAGCATTTTGTAATTGTAAACGTGCACGCAAAGCATTGATAGTTTGTTCTGTATCACCATATGAAGCATCATTTATTCCACCATTATCATAACCACGTTTTACCTCTACATCACTTGTTCCATGTAACAAAGTCACCGTTGTATAAAGAGGTAAAGTTGTTGGTAATTTTACATCCATATCAACTGCAATATATTTACCATGACCTTTACTTCTCCCATTATAAAGAAGAGAGTTTTTAGTCCATGTTTTTCCCAAGGCTACACTAAATGACACATCATCATTATATTTGTACCCAAGTCCTACTTCTGCAATATGTGAATCATCATTACTATCATCACGGTTATCATAAGCTAAATCACCTGCAATCCATAAAATTCTTTTTGAGTCCACTGCTCGCTGTGAACCTGGGTGTCCATGAGCCCCATGCATTATTGTATTTGATAAAGATACTCCTTGTGAACCTATTGAGCCTGCACTTTGTAAAGACTCACTAAAGGATGTTGTTCCTATTATTCCGCTTACTTCTCTTGCAATAAAGGCCTCTTTTTTCCCAGAAATTACT is a window of Arcobacter sp. LA11 DNA encoding:
- a CDS encoding alpha/beta fold hydrolase — encoded protein: MAELNYKKIGNGSQTVIIMHEWMGDHTNYDATVPYLDTEKHTFIFVDFRGYGLSKDIEGKFDLFEACNDIKNLILKLRLNKFHLLGHSMSSLIAQRIALDLQEQVKTLILITPIPPIGIKMTPSAKEKLLTNVKEENGVIEQVVEGASKRYNKIWKDYRKELAHNCSTLEAKLGYMNMYLSNDFSEEIEGLETKVCIIVGKYDLPAFHKNTVQKQFVKYYPNLVLVECMEAGHYPMIECPVFFANQLEKFIG
- a CDS encoding alkaline phosphatase D family protein, with translation MSDEKDLSFYNLKERKWLTRLDRGSIVGHTTSTNTKLWFRFKKKGRYLLIISKIPLKDDVLRKPKETENKYKIFSESLKKEVSLVYSEEVLVDGNTDFTYTLDTFENELVELSENTIYYYGAYNLVDNCWEIGIENSHFFKTMPKNKSTKSWDITFGLYSCHMPFDPKDESKADASMWDLMEKELRFSDAKFVIGGGDQVYCDGVDYLNIWKWLKKIKKDNPTLEHMYSWYRDIYRGYWGFPGVKAIHRQFPNYMTWDDHEIMDGWGSYTKKELSNELDTIFEWENQKKNLKLANNMFKAASHIYKEYQHIHNPKRKDIHDCYDYDFTSCGSDFFVLDMRSKRDFEDDYTILGKKQLKRFENWAKNLKDSTNKTPIFVVSTVPMVHLKDFVSDILDWVSIFGARDDVRDHWAHKKHGKEFLKILNIIFELSNSTKRPLVILSGDVHIGGIFKLFNDNKKYANAKVFQLTSSAITYAAVGPLKMSLLAKATASSGKIGKTTKNKPDFRFKRHLVFPQHNFSLINYKSDEEQTLEINVELVGKSDDNRVKESIRVNLLDI
- a CDS encoding group III truncated hemoglobin, with amino-acid sequence MLEKNITEENIHKFVINFYTKIMKDNEVGPFFIDILGNDINNKKWQEHIELLSDFWASVTLGHHSYIGSPFAPHRQLQGLKRETFYKWLEIFFKTLDETYENETSMVFKETGSIMAQNFMRNLKL
- a CDS encoding dicarboxylate/amino acid:cation symporter, which translates into the protein MKEKSLLKNVGVQIIIAMILGTAAGFFMGKDAAIFAPLGTIFIHLIKMLVIPLIVISIISGAANLSDSPSAGKVGIGTIIFFLGTSAVAVALALLAGEIFKPGVGLDLSSVTHMFSNQYADKGALPGAMETIIGMIPTNIFQSLMNANILQILVFCLFLGIAISKIPKEKSAPLINGLEGLIQALIWMVMVVMKLAPIGVFGLMADSVGTYGFDMLGLVTKLFFVYMGALLVYGFVFYPTLIKLFSKTTISDFISAMKKPQVVALSTASSMATLPVTMKTCEEDLNVSKSTSSFVLPLGATINMSGNAIYYGLVAVFFAQVYNIDLGFAGYMAIIFTATIGAIGQAGVPGPSFLVVAVLLAAGIPIEGLPLLFALDRIFDMARTALNITGDAACAVIIDNFNEKQDKLETVS
- a CDS encoding diguanylate cyclase — translated: MKILIADDDPVIRKQLELSLSKNGYEVIQCKNGLEGLEIAKSIDSPSLMLFDWSMPGLTGLELCKQIRTFKREPEPYILLLTSKNDTNDVIEGLDSGANDYITKPFYPHELQARLKIGLKSIKLQLELIKARNMLAIEANHDYLTGILNRRAVMKAFELEIERYKRDDKSSSLALFDLDFFKKVNDTYGHVVGDEVLCEITKKTSSVLRPYDSFGRYGGEEFLLILPDCNEEETYIICERIRKLIYDSKINTSVGLISVSISVGACVFSSNKNCSIEELVKIADDNLYEAKEQGRNCVRFSKF